Genomic segment of Apium graveolens cultivar Ventura chromosome 7, ASM990537v1, whole genome shotgun sequence:
ATGATGTGCTTAGTAGTTTCTACATGAATTGACGGCTCTTAAGTGTAGTTTTGTGAGTTCCCCGCCCCTCCATCTGACGGTCTATAATCAATCTTGAAGGTAGGTGCGGATCATAAATCCTACTCAATGTGTTCTTATTGGAGTGCTCAAAAAAATTTGGATCGAGGATCTTTTATAGATAAAATGGTAACAattctaaaattaataaaaatctaGATGATTGTGTGCAAAATATGcaaagatttaaaaaaaatattttaatttctaaaaataatagaAGATTTTTACAAATGGGCTTACTAATAACTAGACTAAATTAACCCGAGTAATCACACTCGACCAATAAATTTTGATTATAAAATCCGGTACAAACTTTTTATGTACAAACTTTTTTGGTTATTACATATATTACTGGAATTTAACATCATTTAACAATAAATGAGTAAATTTTGGTTATTACATATATCACTTGAATTTAACATCATTTAACAATAAATGAgtaaaatttttaaaaacatttacTATATACGTACAACATTTTCATAACATTTCATAATTTATGAAAAAGTTGCAAAAATTTCTACGAAAGTCTCATATTTTCTTATAGCTATGCTCAACAAATACATAACTAGAGTTCAAACTCGTGTGTGTTAAACAATAGTTATGCATGTGTTGAATTCATatcatatataattttaaattggtattattaataaaattaaataaattaacaatattttataatttttgtacCCAATAGTTTTTGGGTGAACTGATAAAGAAAATTGAAaagtatataatattaatttaataaaattttagtAATGACTAAGCACACTTCTATATTAAAGAAATAAACTTttggttttttgaagaaaaataaaatatcatattatgtgCCCTAATTTAATACTGGCGAATGAGAAGGATATCGAAGAAATaaattacatttatttattaaaatttaagttATTAGTGAATAAATGATGTTTAACCCGCGTTATATAAGTAGAATCAAAAAAACTGTAATCTTGTACTTAAGAATTTTGTATTTGATCTTGAacctatatattcatatattgatatatatatatataggtgcaTGCAAACTGTCTTTATCtacaaaattacaaaaaaataaataaataaaactcatATAAAACTTTGGTTAACACGTATATAAGTTAAATTAAAATACATTTACATAAATTTAcgataattaattttaaatattcataAAAAGTACGTGTAAATTCATATGTAATAAAGTTCTAATATGGTACAAAGACTATAATCTTACTATATGATACGGAGCTTAGTAGTTACATTTGCAAATCAAATCAAACTCATCGAGCTGCAAACAAGTCAAGTTCTTTCTGAACCGAGCCgaggttaattatttttaaaaaaatgaaacgaGATGATCAGAGTGTAACGACCGAAAGAATAGTAATGTTCAATATTGATTAATAAACTTTTTCTTATAATGATATAAACATTATCGATCTACACTTATTTCTTAaatctatatatatttatttttgacgTCGAGGTTTAAGAATATGTCCAATTTTATTTTACACTGTTTAGAAAATGCTAATTTTAGAAATCGTacattactttttaaaatatagatgtcaaaattttattatgttctAATAATTTACTAAAATCGGGTGTATCTAAATTACAGGTTATTTAATGATGTTCatgaaattatgaaaaaattgaagacaaataaatcatgattacaaTGTTTGATAGTTCTCTTATGAAAAAATTAAGCGTTAAATTTCGAAATATGAATGACATTTccttaataattaaattattaataaacgacgagaaaaatatatttataaatatattagtgattagtaataatttatcatttgtaatatatatcattataaataatttattataacaGAATTTTAACTGAGTTCGAGCTGATTCCGAGCTAAATTATTACCGAAACCGGACTGAGTTCAAGCGATTTTGATTTTAACGAGCCGAGTACTAGTTTAAAAGAAAAAAGCTCGGCTTCACTCTTTTACTCATCCGAACTCATTTTCATGTTTAAGATCGTTTTGACTAAGGAGACGAGACGAACTGAGTTCACTTAAACGGGCCGATCTCCAGTATTGTTCTACTCTTGAATAACTGTGATATCAAGTTTTTCTTTTGTTGAGGTGGTTAGTGTGTGTGAGCAAATCTTTACAAATTGACATTTCATTGCATCATCAATATTGTGctaaattcaaaattaaactaTTTACGTTTACTGACTAAGACTCACGATCCAAAATATTTTTACTTTATTTCTTCTCTaaatattattgtatttttatatttataaaagaCTTGTAGTAGTAGACTCGGTTAAAAACCCAATATTTCACCAAATAAAATCTGAAGGaataataatttgaaaaaaatgttcaaaaaatattttagttcaTGTCCAAATTCTAAAGAGAACATATGTTTTCAAGATCGGCATCCTATGTTTTCAGATTTGAACCATACTTCTATTAGAGATGCTTCGGGTAGGAGAGGGGCAAATGGGAAAATAAGAAATATGTAGTGGCAGACCAAAGAAAGGAGGAGTAAATGAATGGTAATCTCATGGCTGTAGGAGCAGAGGAGCTAGAACAAGCTTACATTAAGGAATAAAAATGGAGGAATAGGTAGGACAAATATATTGATTAGATGTGAATAAAGtgatttgttttaaaaaaaaattaatagtttggattctcatttttcatgtgtctcttatcaaaacaaacttatttaaggtaaatatactatttttaatTTCATAATGCATTTTAACAATTTCAGATTTCCTCATTTTGATAAATTATCTTCTTTCCTAATATTATTGAATACCAAAAAGAAAAAGCATGTCCTCATTGAAGATTAACTcaacatatatattttttcttcatAACTCCCACATAAATCATCAATTCTCAAACTTACAATTATAGAAAAGTTAGGAGATATATCATACTGAATTCTAGAGTTTGTTTAGTATTGATCCGATTGAATATCAAATGTATAATCATCAAAATTATTAAAACACAAACTAAATAAACTATATatcataattttcaaaattaaaataacaaaatttgaattaaaataataaatgttATGAACAAAGACTATCAAAAAAGTCAAATTGACCCATGCTTTTAGAGATGGTGAGAGGGGCAAATTGGAAAATGAGGAATGTGTGAGTGGCATCTCCTGGCTAGAACAATCTTTCATGAGGTAATacatacaacactacaagaaaacaaggctaaatacaaccgcacaAATACAACCGACATCAAATTCAACCGTTTTCGGTTGAAATTAAGGGcgcggctaaatacaaccgcatgcGGTCGTATTTAAATACGGTCATATTTACGCGGTTGAATTTagtactaattacaaccgaataaatacaaccgtatatatatacaaccgtatacggttgagtttaggcatactcctaaattcaaccgtattcggttgaatttagccttactaattacaaccgaataaatacaaccatatttatatacaaccgtatacggttgagtttaggcatgctcctaaattcaactgcattcggtcgaatttagccttgccaaaaaatggagggaattttcccgccaacgaattttgtactaaattcaaccgatttcggtcaaattatttttaaaaatggcgaaaaaaatttgaaaaaaaatatagaataaaatttacacgaaatttatattttagttcttgcaaaaaagattattatggtagttagatatttatcgttcaattaataattatagtttgagtttcaatttgttttgtatttgttttaaattataatccaaccatacggatatgaaaattgtcaaaaacaaaatcatggaaaaatgtaagtaatttaaaattttaaattttaactattttcacatccgtatggttggatcattcattaatatttttaaaaatatcgaaacatcaatatgggattaaacagtagttacaagtactagtcaaactactctttgactattaaaaagacaaaccaaatatatttatttttttataaaatttttgtcatatcactaaaatatacagatcttcacatccgtacggttggatcattcattaatatttttaaaaatattgaaacatcaatatgggattaaaaaCTAGTTAaaagtacgggtcaaattactagttgattgttaaaaaagcaaaccaaatatatttatttttttctaaaatttttgtcatatcactaaaatatatagatcttgacatccgtatgtttggatcattcattagtatttttaaaaatatcgaaacatcaatatgggattaaacactagttagaagtaccggtcaaactactctttgactattaaaatggcaaaccaaatatatttatttttttctaaattttttgtcatatcactaaaatatattgatcttcacatccgtacggttggatcattcattaatatttttaaaaatattgaaacatcaatatgggattaaaaaCTAGTTAaaagtacgggtcaaattactagttgattgttaaaaaagcaaaccaaatatatttatttttttctaaaaattttgtcatatcactaaaatatatagatcttgacatccgtatatTTGGAGCATTCATtagtatttttaaaaatatcgaaacatcaatatgggattaaacactagttagaagtactggtcaaactactctttgactattaaaacggcaaaccaaatatatttatttttttctaaattttttgtcatatcactaaaatatataaatcttgacatccgtatggttggatcattcattaatatttttaaaaatatcgaaacatcaatatgagattaaacactagttagaagtatggatcaaattactagttgactgttaaaaaaccaaaccaaatatatttatttttttctaaaatttttgtcatatcactaaaatatactggtattgacatccgtacgattggatcattcattaatatttttaaaaatatcgaaacaatAATATGTGATTAAACACCAGTTAgaaatactggtcaaactactctttgactattaaaaaggcaaaccaaatatatttattttttctaaaatttttgtcatatcactaaaatatactggtattgacatccgtacggttggatcattcattaatattttgaaaatatcgaaacatcaatatgggattaaacactagttagaaatattggtcaaactactttttgactattaaaaaggcaacccaaatatatttatttttttctaaactttttgtcatatcactaaaatatattgatcttcaaatccgtacggttgaatcattattaatatttttaaaaatatcaaaatatcaatatgagattaaacaccAGTTAGAAGTACGAGTCAAATTAgtctttgactattaaaaaggcaaaccaaatatatttatttttttctaaaatttttgtcatatcactaaaatatattgatcttgacatccgtacggttggatcattcattaatatttttaaaaatatcgaaacatcaatatgagattaaacaccagttagaagtactagtcaaactagtctttgactattaaaaaggcaaaccaaatatatttattcttttctaaaaaatttctcatatcactaaaatatactccctccgtccctttgaattgttaacatttgaaatgaagtgtttgacacgcattttaaggctctTGTCTTGTATAGTTGTATAacttattttgaaaattttctttttctgaataatagtttaaacatttaatatttattcagaagaaaaaaatttgaaaaataatttatgtaCTATTTTcttttttgtcatatcactaaaatatacagattttaacatccgtatggttggatcattcaaaaatatgttttaaaaaatcgaatcttaaatatgggattaaacaccagttagaagtactggtcataaaatcaatcaaaattataatttcaatattttttattaaaataattattttttaaaataaaatataaaattataatattttaagaaaaagattaacaaattacaatttTTTTTAGAAATGAATTATAATCCTAAATTTTACCGCAAACTATTTTTGGTGGTTTTTATGTtaaatcaaccaaaatcatcatTCCATTTTTTTAGTATAATAAGTAGTTGTTAAAATATATTCTAATATTTTATaacaatatattattttataatcaaatgattaaataatcatagtattataattttaattttcataaTGTAAAACTAAGTGGAACAAATATAAAATCACACTCCTAAATACAATCGATGAAAGTTAAATTTAATGCCATGTCAGCGATCCGCGTGATTTAGATCCAACGCACCAAATTGACCTCCTTAAAAAAATAATCTAACGGTTAGTTTTgcattctataaaaataaaactataaattaaaataaacCCCAAACCACCCCCCCAGCACCCCCCCACCCGTCACCCCCATCCCATCTGTCACTTTTTCCCCTGCTCCCCCTCCCCTCCCCTTTCCTCTCCTCCCCTGCCTCTTTCTTCATTCTTTTTTTTCCAGCTAACTTCTTTCTTTTTCCGGCCAACCTCCTTTTCTTCATTTAACAACCGCATTTTGTGAATGGAAATACAGAGAGCTGCATAGAGTAGCGTTCTATAAACCagaagaaaaaaaaggaaaattGATTAGAGTTGAGAGTCTTATTGCAGATGTTAGAAAATATTGGATGATGGTTCAGACAGGGAACCCTCATTTTGTTTTGGCGCTGCTGCAGGAGTTGTCTGCCTCTTTGCAGCTGTCATATTAGCTGAAGCAGAAATTAGATTGTTTTTCAAGGCTGGAGTCAATTGGTATGTTAGCAGCTCGAGTTACAAGTATTCAACACTTGCAACTCTTGGAATACAAGGGCTAAAAGATTGGAGAGAGAAACCTATGGATATAAGGATTCATAGTCGCAAACTTAGGAAGGTTTTGCAAGTTTCTAAGAATGTGACAGTGAGTGTCTGCTTTGCAATTCAGATATTCATTCTTTTAGCAAGCAAAACGGTCCGGGTCATGTCCATTTTATGCTTAAGACCGGTTCTTTCGTGTTGCTACTACTGCAAACAGTTGAAGAGAAAACTCATTTCTGAACACACTGATTTTAATAATGGGAAGTCACCAAAAGTAGGCTTTGCCGCAGAGATAGAACTTGGACGTTACGTGTTGTTGCTTGAAGGTGAAGAAGAATTACCAACAAGAATATTGCATCGTATTTCCAAATTTTGGCAACATCGGAGTTGTCGGAATGGTGGCCGGATTTTTTGAAGCTCGCCGGAAAAAGTTTCCGGCgagatttttttaaaatatgttgCTCGTTAATTCAACCGCATTCAGTTGAATTTAGAACAATATTTTCAACCATATACGGTCGAATTTATATTTTAGGCGGacttttcaatttttaaaaaaaaaattcaaatttttgggcgggattttcaaattttaggtgaAAAACAAATTCGACCGTTTTTGGTCGAATTTAAGAAACAAATTCGACTGAAAACGGTCGAATTTAAGAAACAAATTCGACCGAAAACGGTCGAATTTAAGAAACAAATTCGACCGTTTTCGGCCGAATTTAGCCGCTCCATATACTAAATATGACCGATTTACTAAATATTACTCGAGCATTTACAACCTGTCCAAAATCCGGTTGTATTTAGCTAGATACGACCGGAtccggttgtatttagctaaatacaaccggtttttgggcggttgtatttagccgtttTTTTTGTAGTGCAACAAGGAATAGAAATTGAGGAATAAGGGTACAAATATATTAAATTTGAATAAAGTAATTTTTTTCACTAAATTTCATTAGTTTGGACTCtcatttttttctaaattttcatTAGTTTGGATTCTCATTTTAATAAGTAAACTAATTAAAGGTAAATGTACTATTTTTCATTTCTTATTACATTTTAATAATTTAGGATTTTCTCATTATTTGAATTATCTTCTTTCCTAATATTAGTGAATACCGAAAGAAAAAGGTATCTTCCTCATTGAAGATTAACTcaacatatataattttttttcatcACTCCCACATATATCAGCAATCCTCAAACTTACAATTACAACTACTATTTTAATTAAACTGCTCTCGGGCAGAATCAACTGCTTAAGCACACTCTCCGCGGATCCTCCTTGCCAGCTGAATGTCCTTTGGCATTATTGTCACCCGCTTAGCATGAATTAAACACAAGTTGGCATCATGGAATAGGCCTACCAGGTAGGCCTCCGATGCCTCCTGTAGAGCCAGGACTGCATGGCTCTGGAAACGCAAATCACTCTGCAACAAATTCACTATTGCAAATTAGAAATAAATTTGGCACATGCCATACACAGAGATAAGGTTTCTCTTGGGTAAAGTTATTTGAAAAAATATACTAAAAACTAATTAACCTTAATTCCTTGAGCAATTTCACGTACAAGCCTCTGGAATGGAAGTTTTAATATCAAAAGCTCAGTAGTCTTCTGATACTTACGGATCTCACTACAAGAAATTACTGTATGATTAGCCTTGGGCAACAACCAGGAAATGATGTTTCAATAAATAACATGAATTGATAAATATATACCGAAGGGCAACTGTTCCAGGGCGGTATCTATGTGGCTTCCTATAGGCACCAGTTGTTGGAGCACGCATACGAGCAACCTGTGATGGAGAACAAAACACAGAAATGTTAGGAGAAGATATATCAAGTTAGGAGAAGATAGATCATAATGTATTCTATTATAGGCATTTAATAAGATGTAACCTTGTGTGTGAGCGGCTTTCGAGGAACCTTTCCTCCAATAGATTTACGAGCAGTTTGCTTGGTACGAGCCatctaaaaataaaataagaatggTTTTCAATCAATACCTTTGATGAATACTATATGACATACATATAATTAGATAGATCAGAATTCCTGGGAAGAAATTTAAATTGTACTTCATATAGAGGAAAAAAATAAAGAGAAATGGTCACTTAATAAATTACCGAGCTATAATTCTTCTTCAAAtattttgaggtttattttcTCTTTATCACTTCCTAGTGGATGTATATAAAAGTTTGAAGAACAAATGGGGAGGGGGAAACTGTTTTTATATATGGGGCAGGGGAATTATGTTTTGATTTAACAGTTACAAGTTGCTAATGATGTGCTTAGTAGTTTCTACATGAATTGACGGCTCTTAAGTGTAGTT
This window contains:
- the LOC141672344 gene encoding histone H3.3-like, which gives rise to MARTKQTARKSIGGKVPRKPLTHKVARMRAPTTGAYRKPHRYRPGTVALREIRKYQKTTELLILKLPFQRLVREIAQGIKSDLRFQSHAVLALQEASEAYLVGLFHDANLCLIHAKRVTIMPKDIQLARRIRGECA